A region of Vibrio tubiashii ATCC 19109 DNA encodes the following proteins:
- a CDS encoding TonB-dependent receptor — translation MKASKGKFPLSTVALAIAAASTVFTAQAQEYTTEGKMVVVSSRTPKAISDIPGTVWYIDSEKIEQEYRGGKTLGDILASAIPSLDVSSGARTNLGQNLRGRKMLVMIDGVSLQSSRSISRHLDSIDPFNIDRIEVLSGSTSIYGAGASGGVINIITKKAQSEELEFESYVGGTSDLNSSEDFDYKLAQSISGGNEKVQARTSVVYTETQGFFDANGTIVTPDISQGSLQFNQTVDFLTTVGVNVSDTKKLNLLAQYYDSQQDSPYGLYIVGSDFVDVRKGFDSDREHGTERIMLSASYVDEQFLGHQLIAEASYRKEDQTYTPYFQSSGQQITDVISLKAALAKNFDKFNIVYGVDAYQDKLESNQALYDPTIANNSGNLINKTYAQVGRYPGVEVSSVAAFAQADYSITEDWTVEGGVRYQYMSNKIDDFVGYTQQKKIAAGSGTSADAVPGGKTDYGVALFNLGTIYHLNSDSQVWANFSQGFDLADPAKYYGQGNYTLVGDHWQLNDSINVNESKMSGIKTNSFELGYRLDTGDLNLQTAAYYSQSDKNVKYNKTTLLIEEIEDKKRVYGLEAMASYWVHDNIQLGASGHYVVSEVKGDNGWEDYDAGYASTSKANAWAGWYDADLAVKLQSQTMFDYEDASNNKLDGYTLFDLVGSYQLPVGSLGFGIQNLFDKDYTTAWGQRAQIIYSTHYESAAYDYKGRGRTYTLNYQVKF, via the coding sequence GCGCTAGCGATCGCCGCAGCAAGCACAGTGTTTACAGCCCAAGCACAAGAATACACAACTGAAGGCAAAATGGTGGTTGTCTCCAGTCGTACGCCTAAAGCGATCAGCGATATTCCTGGTACGGTTTGGTATATCGATTCAGAGAAAATTGAACAAGAATACCGCGGTGGTAAGACTCTTGGTGATATTCTAGCTTCGGCAATTCCATCTTTGGATGTCAGCAGCGGTGCCCGTACTAATCTAGGTCAAAACCTTCGCGGACGTAAGATGCTCGTGATGATCGACGGAGTTTCTCTGCAATCTTCGCGCTCTATCAGCCGCCATCTAGATTCAATCGACCCATTCAATATTGATCGTATCGAAGTGCTTTCCGGTTCTACGTCAATATATGGTGCTGGCGCTTCAGGCGGTGTGATTAACATCATCACCAAAAAAGCGCAAAGCGAAGAGTTAGAGTTTGAATCCTATGTAGGTGGTACATCTGATCTTAACTCAAGTGAAGACTTTGACTACAAACTTGCACAGTCTATTTCGGGCGGCAATGAAAAAGTTCAAGCACGTACTTCTGTCGTATACACAGAGACCCAGGGCTTCTTCGATGCCAATGGCACCATCGTTACTCCAGATATCTCACAGGGCTCGCTACAGTTTAATCAGACTGTAGATTTTCTAACAACAGTAGGTGTTAATGTTTCAGACACCAAAAAGCTGAATCTTCTTGCGCAGTACTATGATAGCCAACAAGACTCGCCATATGGTCTGTATATTGTCGGTAGCGACTTTGTAGATGTACGTAAAGGTTTTGATTCTGATCGTGAACACGGTACGGAGCGCATTATGCTTAGCGCCTCTTACGTGGATGAGCAATTCCTTGGCCATCAGCTCATCGCAGAAGCGTCATACCGCAAAGAAGACCAGACTTACACTCCTTATTTCCAGTCTTCTGGTCAACAGATTACAGATGTCATTTCACTTAAAGCAGCGCTCGCGAAAAACTTCGATAAATTTAACATTGTTTATGGTGTCGATGCTTATCAAGACAAGTTGGAAAGTAACCAAGCACTGTATGATCCAACCATTGCCAATAATTCTGGCAACCTAATCAATAAGACTTATGCCCAAGTTGGTCGTTACCCGGGAGTTGAAGTCAGCTCAGTTGCCGCTTTTGCTCAAGCAGACTACTCAATCACTGAAGATTGGACAGTCGAAGGTGGTGTACGCTACCAATACATGTCAAACAAGATTGATGATTTTGTTGGTTATACTCAACAGAAAAAAATTGCCGCAGGTAGTGGTACTTCAGCAGATGCAGTTCCTGGTGGTAAAACAGATTACGGCGTCGCGCTATTTAACTTGGGAACAATTTATCACCTAAACAGTGACTCTCAAGTATGGGCAAACTTCTCACAAGGCTTTGATCTTGCTGATCCTGCTAAGTACTACGGACAAGGTAACTACACACTGGTTGGAGATCATTGGCAACTAAATGACAGCATTAACGTCAACGAATCAAAAATGTCAGGGATTAAGACCAACAGTTTTGAGTTAGGTTACCGCTTAGATACAGGCGATCTAAACTTACAAACTGCGGCTTACTATTCTCAATCAGACAAGAATGTTAAGTACAATAAAACAACACTGCTTATCGAAGAAATCGAAGATAAGAAACGTGTCTACGGTTTAGAAGCAATGGCGTCTTACTGGGTTCATGACAATATTCAGTTGGGTGCTTCCGGTCACTATGTAGTATCTGAAGTGAAAGGCGATAATGGCTGGGAAGACTACGATGCTGGCTATGCAAGTACTTCTAAGGCCAATGCTTGGGCAGGTTGGTACGACGCAGATCTTGCGGTAAAACTGCAAAGCCAAACCATGTTTGACTATGAAGATGCTTCAAACAACAAGCTAGATGGCTATACCTTATTTGATCTGGTCGGTAGCTACCAGCTTCCAGTAGGTAGCCTAGGTTTTGGTATTCAAAACCTATTTGATAAAGACTACACCACAGCTTGGGGTCAACGTGCGCAAATCATCTACTCTACGCACTATGAATCAGCGGCTTATGATTACAAAGGTCGTGGACGTACCTACACTCTTAACTACCAAGTTAAGTTCTAA